From Candidatus Manganitrophus morganii, the proteins below share one genomic window:
- a CDS encoding peptidoglycan DD-metalloendopeptidase family protein — MIVIERIPAAAAEKAPSLNQKIKREKKELEKLREEIEEKRDKSITIKKREGSVLSQLEEMDRRLRLLQKEAGLIELKTREKDIEMEELSTVIGGLNEEIREKRGTISKRLRTLYQERQTGSLKILSAARDYPDFMRRLHYLKTIARKEGEMLSQFKEKQNELEGKNHQVGIVKEHLIQEKEALAQKLAEIRSEKRKKDQLLTRVRNEKVFYERALAELDESSLQLQMLIKKMEEEKKRLQQPASGKFSREKGRLTWPSDGQIVSLFGRQKHPKFDTFIYKKGIEIEPSRGDEVRAVYDGTIIFANWFKGYGMVIIIDHGENYYSIYAHLAKLLVSVGDKVGRSRSIGQIGETGLSQGSNLYFEIRHQGEPLDPLTWLQKKR; from the coding sequence ATGATCGTGATAGAACGGATCCCCGCCGCGGCTGCGGAGAAAGCCCCCTCGCTGAATCAAAAAATAAAACGCGAGAAAAAGGAGCTCGAAAAATTAAGAGAAGAAATCGAGGAAAAAAGAGACAAGAGCATCACCATCAAGAAACGGGAGGGCTCCGTTTTATCCCAGCTGGAGGAGATGGATCGCCGGCTGCGGCTTCTCCAAAAAGAGGCCGGCCTCATCGAGCTAAAAACGCGTGAGAAAGATATCGAGATGGAGGAGCTCTCTACGGTGATCGGCGGGCTGAATGAAGAGATACGGGAAAAGAGGGGCACCATCTCAAAGCGGCTCCGGACACTTTATCAAGAGAGACAGACCGGCTCCCTTAAAATATTGTCCGCCGCGCGAGATTACCCCGACTTCATGAGGCGGCTGCACTATTTGAAAACGATCGCCCGCAAAGAAGGCGAAATGTTGTCTCAATTTAAGGAAAAGCAGAACGAACTGGAAGGGAAAAACCATCAAGTGGGAATCGTGAAAGAGCACCTCATTCAGGAAAAAGAGGCGCTTGCCCAAAAGCTGGCCGAGATACGGTCCGAGAAGAGAAAAAAAGATCAGCTGCTGACGCGGGTTCGCAATGAAAAGGTATTCTACGAAAGGGCCCTCGCCGAGTTGGACGAATCTTCGCTGCAGCTTCAAATGTTGATCAAAAAGATGGAGGAGGAAAAGAAACGGCTGCAACAGCCTGCCTCCGGTAAATTCTCAAGGGAGAAAGGGCGTCTGACCTGGCCGAGCGACGGTCAGATCGTCTCCCTGTTCGGAAGACAAAAACATCCTAAATTTGACACCTTTATCTACAAAAAAGGGATCGAGATCGAGCCGTCTCGAGGGGATGAGGTCCGCGCGGTTTACGATGGAACGATTATTTTTGCGAATTGGTTTAAAGGGTATGGGATGGTCATCATCATCGATCATGGCGAAAATTATTATTCGATCTATGCGCATCTTGCGAAGTTATTGGTTTCCGTCGGTGATAAAGTAGGACGAAGCAGATCGATCGGACAGATCGGGGAGACAGGGCTTTCCCAGGGAAGCAATCTTTATTTTGAAATCAGACACCAAGGGGAGCCGCTCGATCCTTTGACCTGGCTCCAGAAGAAGAGATGA
- a CDS encoding ABC transporter permease codes for MRKTLYFLRTAVENLQINRMMAFFSFLSLSLTLTLFGVFLLFYYNVQDLLRSMQEDVQFSIYLSDGTAEEDVRSIKERLSSDDRISSVTYISKEEALTIFKKEFHDESLLNSLGGNPLPASFEVKVKAAYQDPQQLSVMIDRFKRLPGVEEIAYGSEWLQNLDAFLILLKKVGIGVGGLLSVAIVTIIANTVRLHFYSRRDEIEVMNLIGATHSFIKIPFFIEGSLIGLISGWISVLMLFALFHFSQPHLQSIGGMIGGFLNPLFLPAPFLFGIPAGGGVLGGIAGFLSLSVLLKARFPTDGKKQT; via the coding sequence ATGAGGAAAACTCTCTATTTTCTTAGAACCGCTGTTGAAAATCTTCAGATCAATCGAATGATGGCCTTCTTTTCCTTTCTCTCACTGAGCCTCACGTTGACACTATTTGGTGTTTTTCTGCTTTTCTATTATAATGTGCAGGATCTGCTTCGATCGATGCAGGAGGATGTTCAGTTCAGCATCTACCTCTCGGATGGAACGGCGGAAGAGGATGTACGCTCGATCAAAGAACGATTATCGAGCGATGACCGTATCTCCTCCGTAACGTATATTTCCAAAGAGGAGGCGCTCACGATTTTTAAAAAAGAGTTTCATGACGAATCGTTGTTAAACAGCCTGGGAGGAAATCCGTTACCGGCTTCGTTTGAGGTCAAAGTCAAAGCGGCGTATCAAGACCCGCAACAGCTTTCAGTGATGATTGATCGTTTTAAACGGCTTCCTGGCGTAGAAGAAATCGCATACGGATCGGAGTGGCTCCAGAATCTCGACGCATTTCTGATTCTATTGAAGAAAGTTGGAATCGGCGTGGGAGGATTGTTATCCGTCGCAATCGTGACCATTATCGCGAATACGGTCCGTCTGCACTTTTATAGCCGGAGAGACGAAATCGAGGTGATGAATTTAATCGGGGCGACGCACAGTTTCATCAAGATTCCCTTCTTCATTGAAGGCTCTCTCATCGGTTTGATCAGCGGCTGGATCTCCGTGTTGATGCTCTTTGCCCTCTTTCATTTTTCCCAGCCCCATCTTCAATCGATCGGAGGGATGATCGGAGGTTTTCTCAATCCGCTCTTTCTACCTGCCCCGTTTCTCTTCGGCATTCCGGCGGGAGGGGGGGTGCTTGGCGGGATTGCCGGCTTTCTTTCCCTGTCCGTCTTACTGAAGGCGCGTTTTCCGACCGATGGAAAAAAGCAGACTTAA
- the ftsE gene encoding cell division ATP-binding protein FtsE yields the protein MIQMFHVYKYYGKDHVALDDINLKIEKGEFVFLVGSSGAGKSTLLKLMICEERAEQGQILIGGKNISRLKENQVPFLRRNIGFVFQDFKLIRRKTVYENIALPLEIVGAPGGEIRKRVQEVLKMVQLEHRRNQFPQFLSGGEQQRVAIARALINRPSLLLADEPTGNLDEFLSVEIMDLLKNIHISGTTVIVATHNQHLMTKMGKRTIVLQKGKIYSDGASA from the coding sequence ATGATCCAGATGTTTCACGTATATAAATATTACGGTAAAGACCACGTCGCTCTGGACGATATTAATTTGAAAATCGAAAAAGGGGAGTTTGTTTTTCTGGTCGGGTCGAGCGGCGCCGGGAAGTCGACGCTTCTTAAGCTGATGATCTGTGAAGAAAGAGCGGAACAAGGACAAATTCTCATCGGAGGGAAAAATATCTCTCGGTTGAAGGAAAATCAGGTTCCGTTTCTCCGTCGCAATATCGGATTTGTCTTTCAGGATTTTAAACTGATTCGGCGCAAGACCGTTTATGAGAACATCGCGCTTCCGTTGGAAATCGTCGGAGCTCCCGGTGGAGAAATCAGAAAAAGGGTTCAAGAGGTTTTAAAGATGGTTCAGCTGGAACATCGCCGGAATCAATTTCCGCAATTCCTCTCCGGAGGAGAACAGCAACGGGTCGCGATCGCCCGGGCGTTGATCAACCGCCCTTCTCTCTTGTTGGCGGATGAGCCGACCGGTAACCTGGATGAATTCCTTTCGGTCGAAATTATGGATCTGCTCAAAAACATTCACATCAGCGGGACTACCGTGATCGTGGCGACACACAATCAGCATCTGATGACAAAAATGGGGAAGCGAACGATTGTCCTACAAAAAGGGAAAATTTACTCGGATGGGGCATCGGCATGA
- a CDS encoding YraN family protein: MTGAEGEKIAAEFLRKMGYRILERNFRNVLGEIDIVALDGKILVFVEVKARSGDRFGAPQFAVDARKQAKMSRVALAYLSRKQIAPSECRFDVVGIIRNPNGATSIEHLKDAFEGQETGRGC, from the coding sequence GTGACGGGGGCGGAAGGGGAGAAGATCGCGGCGGAATTTTTGCGAAAGATGGGCTATCGGATTCTGGAGCGGAACTTCAGAAACGTTTTAGGAGAAATCGATATCGTTGCGCTCGACGGGAAAATTCTGGTCTTCGTCGAGGTCAAAGCCCGCTCCGGAGACCGCTTCGGCGCGCCGCAATTCGCCGTGGACGCGAGAAAGCAGGCCAAGATGAGTCGGGTTGCCCTCGCTTATCTCAGCCGAAAGCAAATCGCTCCGTCTGAATGCCGATTCGACGTCGTAGGAATTATCCGCAACCCGAACGGAGCGACCTCGATCGAACATTTAAAAGACGCCTTCGAAGGACAGGAAACGGGAAGAGGATGTTAA
- a CDS encoding ribonuclease HII, which yields MTPLKTEEAHRLFGMTLFERSLSSYGYQMICGIDEAGRGPLAGPVVAAAVILPSGYTAAGIRDSKLLTEKQRETLYDKISLEAVAIGIGVVDHTTIDEINILQATYLAMESSVRNLSVQPDHLLIDALTLSRINLPQRGIIRGDNLSITIAAASIIAKVTRDRLMTEYHRDFPEYNFLSHKGYGTEEHLRKLRTFGPCRIHRKTFRGVLS from the coding sequence ATGACGCCTCTGAAAACGGAAGAAGCGCATCGCCTGTTTGGAATGACTCTCTTTGAGAGGTCGCTCTCTTCCTACGGCTATCAAATGATTTGCGGTATCGATGAGGCGGGACGAGGCCCCCTGGCCGGGCCGGTCGTTGCCGCGGCCGTGATTTTACCCTCGGGATACACTGCCGCCGGAATACGCGATTCAAAACTACTGACAGAAAAACAGCGCGAGACGCTTTATGATAAAATCTCCTTGGAGGCGGTCGCCATTGGAATAGGCGTCGTCGACCACACCACCATCGATGAGATTAATATTTTGCAAGCGACCTACTTGGCAATGGAATCGAGCGTACGAAACCTTTCCGTTCAACCGGACCACCTCCTCATCGACGCCTTGACCCTATCCCGGATCAACCTTCCACAGAGGGGAATTATTCGCGGCGACAATCTCTCCATCACGATCGCAGCCGCTTCGATTATCGCCAAGGTCACGCGGGATCGTCTGATGACGGAGTACCATCGGGACTTTCCGGAGTACAATTTTCTCTCCCATAAAGGTTATGGGACGGAAGAACATCTTCGAAAATTACGGACGTTTGGACCTTGTCGAATTCATCGGAAAACATTTCGAGGCGTTCTCTCGTGA
- the rplS gene encoding 50S ribosomal protein L19 has translation MNRLERLERGLLKQSVPDIKIGATVRVHVKIIEGEKERIQVYEGVVIRKKGTRNRETFTVRKVSYGVGVERVFPIHSPYITQIDVVREGKVNRAKLYYLRERTGQAARISERERSYPSEPKTTSPVEEPQPVKVES, from the coding sequence ATGAATCGGTTAGAGCGGTTGGAAAGAGGACTTTTAAAGCAGTCGGTCCCGGACATTAAAATCGGGGCGACCGTAAGAGTTCATGTCAAGATTATCGAGGGCGAAAAGGAGCGTATTCAGGTTTATGAAGGGGTGGTCATCAGAAAGAAGGGAACCCGTAACCGTGAGACCTTCACCGTCCGGAAGGTATCGTACGGCGTCGGCGTTGAACGGGTCTTTCCGATTCACTCTCCCTATATCACCCAGATCGATGTCGTTCGCGAGGGGAAGGTGAACCGGGCGAAACTCTACTATCTGAGAGAAAGAACAGGGCAAGCCGCCCGTATCAGTGAGCGGGAAAGATCGTATCCATCGGAACCGAAGACGACCTCCCCCGTCGAAGAGCCGCAGCCCGTGAAGGTGGAATCTTAA
- the trmD gene encoding tRNA (guanosine(37)-N1)-methyltransferase TrmD → MKCDIITLFPGMVAPALHESILKRAQERRLLEIGVHQLRDYATDKHQTTDDVPYGGGPGMVLKPEPIFAVVEKIRRERGETRIIMPSPQGKRFDQKMASAFSKEEQSLVFICGHYEGIDARVKEGMTVEEVSIGDYILTGGELASLVMIDAAARLIPGVLGEPASLEEESFASSLLEYPQYTRPVEFRGLRVPDILLSGNHKAIRTWRKQQALLNTLRKRPDLLAAASLTEDEKEWVDRQYDTVKSHS, encoded by the coding sequence ATGAAGTGTGATATAATAACGCTTTTTCCCGGGATGGTCGCTCCGGCGTTACACGAGAGCATCTTGAAACGGGCGCAGGAGCGCCGTCTTCTGGAAATCGGCGTCCATCAACTGCGCGACTATGCGACGGATAAACATCAGACGACCGACGATGTTCCGTATGGCGGCGGCCCGGGAATGGTTCTTAAACCGGAGCCGATTTTCGCTGTTGTAGAAAAAATCCGCCGGGAGCGGGGGGAGACGCGAATCATCATGCCTTCTCCCCAAGGAAAACGGTTCGATCAGAAAATGGCCTCTGCATTCTCAAAAGAAGAGCAAAGCCTTGTTTTTATCTGCGGGCATTATGAAGGGATTGATGCCCGGGTAAAAGAGGGAATGACGGTCGAAGAAGTCTCGATCGGCGACTATATCCTCACCGGGGGAGAATTGGCCTCGTTGGTGATGATCGACGCGGCCGCAAGATTAATCCCGGGGGTCTTAGGGGAGCCTGCCTCCCTCGAAGAGGAATCCTTTGCCTCTTCTCTTCTAGAATATCCTCAGTACACGCGTCCAGTGGAGTTTCGTGGGCTTCGGGTTCCGGATATCCTTCTCTCCGGAAATCACAAGGCGATCCGAACCTGGCGGAAACAGCAAGCCCTTCTCAATACCCTTCGGAAACGGCCTGATTTGTTGGCAGCTGCCTCTTTAACCGAAGATGAAAAGGAATGGGTCGATCGGCAGTACGACACGGTTAAATCTCACTCTTGA
- the rimM gene encoding ribosome maturation factor RimM (Essential for efficient processing of 16S rRNA) — MSIAIGTILKSVGLQGELKVSPLTHFPQRFRQLRDITIQKKGGQSQTYRIEQVRYASPFIYIKLAGLSSLEEAQLLAGGSILIPEEDRMPLPEGSYYQFEIIGLDVYLENGARLGRIESIMETGSNDIYVVKEEGKEFLIPALASVVIEINLPERRMTIRPMQGLLEL, encoded by the coding sequence ATGTCGATTGCGATTGGAACCATACTGAAATCGGTCGGTCTTCAGGGGGAGTTGAAGGTTTCTCCCCTGACCCATTTTCCTCAGCGCTTTAGACAGCTTCGGGATATCACGATTCAGAAGAAGGGGGGGCAATCGCAAACATATCGTATCGAGCAGGTACGGTACGCGTCTCCCTTCATCTACATTAAGTTGGCCGGCCTTTCTTCCTTGGAAGAAGCTCAATTATTGGCAGGAGGATCCATCCTCATTCCCGAGGAAGATCGCATGCCGCTTCCGGAAGGGAGTTATTATCAATTTGAAATTATAGGCCTCGACGTCTATCTGGAAAATGGTGCCCGGCTCGGAAGGATCGAGTCTATTATGGAAACCGGCAGCAACGACATTTATGTCGTAAAGGAGGAAGGCAAGGAGTTTCTGATCCCTGCCCTCGCCTCCGTCGTAATAGAAATCAATTTGCCTGAGAGGCGGATGACGATCCGCCCCATGCAAGGGTTGCTTGAACTTTGA
- a CDS encoding KH domain-containing protein, with protein sequence MKELIEYIAKSLVDRPENVVVKETEGEKTTIIELRVAQEDLGKVIGKQGRTARAMRTILNAAGTKIGKRCVLEILE encoded by the coding sequence ATGAAAGAGTTGATCGAGTACATCGCAAAGTCGCTTGTTGATCGACCTGAGAATGTGGTTGTTAAAGAGACCGAAGGGGAAAAAACGACGATTATTGAGTTGCGCGTTGCCCAAGAAGATTTGGGCAAGGTCATCGGCAAACAAGGCAGAACAGCGAGAGCCATGAGGACGATCCTCAATGCGGCAGGGACAAAGATCGGCAAACGCTGCGTTCTTGAGATCCTAGAATAA
- the rpsP gene encoding 30S ribosomal protein S16, with protein MAVKIRLTRMGRHKRPFYRIIVADSQSPRDGRFIEILGTYDPLADKEGVNIKEEKAIGWLKKGAEVSETVRTLFTKAQLFKKAKESKAS; from the coding sequence GTGGCAGTTAAGATCAGATTAACCCGGATGGGGCGACATAAACGGCCTTTCTATCGGATTATTGTTGCCGACTCTCAATCTCCAAGAGACGGACGATTTATCGAGATTTTAGGAACCTATGATCCCTTGGCCGACAAAGAAGGGGTGAACATCAAGGAAGAAAAAGCGATTGGATGGCTAAAAAAGGGGGCCGAGGTTTCCGAGACGGTCAGAACCCTTTTTACAAAGGCCCAGTTATTTAAAAAAGCGAAAGAGTCGAAAGCGAGTTAG
- the ffh gene encoding signal recognition particle protein: MLENLTKRLDSVLKNVRGKGLLTEENIDEALKEVRLALLEADVHFKIVKTFNESVRAKAVGKEVLESLSPGQQVVKVVWEELTNLMGEKGVGISLAAQPPTLIMLVGLQGSGKTTTAGKLARLYKRQGKRVLLVAADLQRPAAVDQLQILGKNIEVQVAAPQSENDPVDVITRAVAQGREQGFDLVIIDTAGRLQVDEPLMEELVRIKSKVLPHEILFIADAMTGQNAVNVADTFHKRLGLTGIILTKTEGDARGGAILSMRSATGAPVKFIGTGEKLDAFEPFHPDRMASRILGMGDVLSLIELAEENYSKEQAEVLQEKLRSQQFTLEDFRQQMKQIKKLGSLEKILEMIPGMQSVKDLPEQGQIDKEMRHIEAIISSMTPRERNDPGTINGSKRKRIAKGSGTSVQEVNKLLKQFYEAKKMMKRFSGGKKGLGQMLARFK, translated from the coding sequence ATGTTGGAAAATTTAACAAAACGGCTCGACTCCGTCCTCAAAAATGTCCGCGGAAAAGGGCTTCTCACCGAAGAAAATATTGATGAAGCCTTGAAGGAAGTTCGGCTTGCATTATTGGAAGCGGACGTTCACTTCAAGATCGTCAAAACCTTCAACGAATCGGTCCGTGCAAAGGCAGTCGGAAAAGAGGTCTTAGAGAGCCTCTCCCCCGGACAACAGGTCGTGAAGGTTGTCTGGGAAGAGCTGACCAACCTGATGGGAGAAAAGGGGGTCGGAATCTCACTGGCCGCTCAACCGCCGACCCTGATCATGCTGGTCGGTTTACAGGGTTCCGGAAAAACAACCACCGCCGGAAAGCTGGCACGGCTTTATAAGAGACAAGGGAAAAGGGTCCTTCTCGTTGCGGCTGACCTTCAGCGGCCGGCGGCGGTGGATCAGCTTCAGATTTTGGGGAAAAATATTGAAGTGCAGGTTGCGGCTCCCCAATCCGAAAATGATCCGGTCGATGTCATCACGAGAGCCGTCGCGCAAGGAAGAGAGCAGGGATTTGACCTGGTGATCATCGATACGGCCGGCCGGCTCCAGGTCGATGAGCCGCTAATGGAGGAGTTGGTCCGAATCAAATCAAAAGTGCTCCCGCATGAAATCCTCTTCATTGCCGATGCGATGACAGGACAAAATGCGGTCAACGTTGCAGATACTTTTCATAAGCGGCTCGGTCTCACCGGAATCATTTTGACCAAAACGGAGGGAGATGCCAGAGGGGGCGCAATATTATCGATGCGCTCCGCCACGGGCGCCCCGGTTAAATTTATCGGAACCGGAGAGAAGCTGGATGCGTTCGAGCCGTTTCATCCCGATCGAATGGCCTCTCGAATCCTCGGCATGGGAGATGTTCTCTCTCTCATTGAACTCGCAGAGGAGAACTACTCGAAAGAACAGGCGGAGGTCCTTCAGGAAAAGCTTCGCTCTCAACAGTTCACATTGGAAGATTTCCGCCAACAGATGAAGCAGATCAAAAAACTGGGAAGCCTTGAAAAAATCTTGGAGATGATTCCGGGGATGCAAAGCGTGAAAGATCTCCCTGAGCAAGGGCAGATCGACAAAGAGATGCGCCACATTGAGGCGATCATTTCCTCGATGACCCCTCGTGAACGCAATGATCCCGGAACCATCAACGGAAGCAAGAGAAAAAGAATCGCGAAGGGGAGCGGAACCTCCGTCCAGGAAGTCAATAAACTCTTAAAGCAGTTCTATGAAGCGAAGAAAATGATGAAGCGTTTTTCCGGCGGTAAAAAAGGATTGGGGCAAATGCTGGCGCGATTCAAGTGA
- a CDS encoding DegT/DnrJ/EryC1/StrS family aminotransferase, which yields MRVPLLDLVAQYHTIRPDIQKAVQEVFESQQFILGPSVTKLEEEIAAHCQVRHAIGVASGSDALLLALMALGVGPGDEVITTPYTFFATAGSIARLQATPVFVDIDPKTYNIDSSLIEGKITPRTKAIIPVHLYGQCADMDPILEIAERRHIPIVEDAAQSIGATYKGRQAGSMGAFGCLSFFPSKNLGGAGDGGMILTQDGHLAEKIKILRVHGSQPKYYHQVIGCNSRLDSVQAVVLSVKLRHLEGWSQKRRENAEFYNKHLGSLGNVVVPHVESHNKSIYNQYVIRVSQRDQLLNYLKEKGIGTEIYYPVPLHLQGCFKYLGYSEGAFPESERAAHETIALPIYPELTMDQKIYVVDQIKRLLLS from the coding sequence ATGCGCGTCCCTTTGCTTGATTTAGTCGCACAGTATCATACTATCCGACCGGATATTCAGAAAGCGGTTCAGGAGGTTTTTGAAAGTCAGCAATTTATCCTCGGCCCCTCCGTCACAAAACTTGAAGAGGAGATTGCGGCACATTGCCAAGTCCGGCACGCGATCGGCGTCGCCTCCGGATCGGACGCCCTCTTGCTGGCCCTGATGGCCCTGGGCGTGGGACCCGGTGATGAGGTGATCACCACCCCCTATACATTCTTTGCCACCGCCGGCTCAATTGCTCGGCTCCAGGCCACGCCTGTTTTTGTCGATATCGACCCGAAGACCTATAATATCGATTCCTCCCTGATCGAAGGGAAAATCACCCCTCGGACCAAGGCGATCATTCCCGTTCATCTTTATGGCCAATGCGCCGATATGGATCCGATTCTAGAGATCGCAGAACGGAGACATATTCCAATTGTTGAGGATGCGGCCCAGTCGATCGGCGCGACGTATAAAGGACGGCAAGCCGGCTCAATGGGCGCGTTCGGCTGCCTCTCCTTTTTCCCGTCAAAAAACCTCGGCGGGGCGGGGGACGGGGGGATGATCCTGACCCAAGACGGGCACTTGGCTGAAAAGATTAAAATCCTCAGGGTCCATGGAAGCCAGCCGAAATATTACCATCAGGTCATCGGCTGCAATAGCCGCCTCGATTCGGTCCAGGCGGTGGTCCTCTCGGTAAAGCTCCGTCATCTTGAAGGGTGGAGCCAGAAACGGCGCGAAAATGCCGAATTCTACAATAAACACCTCGGCTCCCTGGGCAATGTGGTTGTCCCCCATGTTGAATCTCACAACAAATCAATTTATAATCAATATGTTATTCGAGTATCCCAGCGGGATCAGCTCTTAAACTATTTGAAAGAGAAGGGGATCGGGACGGAAATCTATTATCCTGTGCCGCTTCACCTACAGGGCTGCTTTAAATATTTAGGATATTCAGAAGGAGCTTTTCCTGAATCGGAGCGGGCCGCACATGAAACGATTGCGCTCCCCATTTATCCGGAGCTGACAATGGATCAAAAAATCTATGTGGTCGATCAGATCAAGCGGCTTTTATTGTCTTGA
- a CDS encoding AAA family ATPase codes for MSYLEFYNLKEQPFSISVDNRFYFNSNQHAHALVKLRYAAEERKGLAVLVGGVGTGKTTLARRMLDELEESTFESALLVVIHTSITSEWLLRKIAVQLGVQNPLDDKTELLSQLYNRLVEIYDSGKKAVVLIDEAQMLQRREVMEEFRGILNIELDGQKLITFIFFGLTDLDTYLALDKPLQQRIAVRYELESFTEKTTEEYIRYRLEVAGAKRELFTKGSLTTIHQFSEGIPRLINSICDNALLEGYLRKKDRIDEEMIKEVISDLKLVGTGKDPV; via the coding sequence ATGAGTTATCTTGAATTTTATAATTTAAAGGAACAGCCTTTCTCGATTTCCGTTGATAATCGATTCTACTTCAACAGCAATCAGCACGCGCATGCCTTGGTCAAACTTCGATATGCGGCTGAAGAGAGGAAAGGGCTCGCCGTTCTGGTGGGAGGGGTGGGAACCGGCAAAACAACGCTGGCGCGCCGGATGCTCGACGAGCTTGAAGAATCCACGTTCGAATCGGCATTGCTTGTCGTGATTCATACTTCCATCACTTCGGAATGGCTTCTGAGGAAAATCGCCGTCCAATTGGGGGTACAAAACCCGTTAGACGACAAGACAGAGCTGTTGAGCCAGCTTTACAATCGTCTCGTAGAGATTTATGATTCAGGGAAAAAAGCGGTTGTCCTCATCGATGAAGCGCAGATGCTCCAACGCCGGGAGGTGATGGAAGAGTTCAGAGGGATTCTGAATATTGAGCTCGATGGACAAAAACTCATTACCTTTATCTTTTTCGGGTTGACCGATTTGGATACCTATCTGGCTCTGGATAAACCGCTTCAGCAGCGGATCGCGGTCCGTTATGAATTGGAATCATTTACGGAAAAAACGACGGAAGAGTATATTCGGTACCGTCTTGAGGTCGCGGGCGCGAAGAGGGAGCTCTTCACGAAGGGTTCATTAACCACCATCCACCAGTTCTCGGAAGGAATCCCTCGATTGATCAACAGCATTTGCGACAATGCCCTTCTGGAAGGATATCTCCGAAAGAAAGATCGAATTGACGAAGAGATGATTAAGGAAGTGATTTCCGATCTCAAACTCGTCGGAACGGGAAAAGACCCCGTCTAA